Proteins from one Bufo gargarizans isolate SCDJY-AF-19 chromosome 8, ASM1485885v1, whole genome shotgun sequence genomic window:
- the CRAMP1 gene encoding protein cramped-like isoform X1, with protein MVKNKEQVRHFYYRTWHKISKYIDFNNVFSCGLKKSSQELYGLICYGELRKKIGGCMDDKNAAKLNELIQLGATTVRYKGRNLRIKAPMCRALKKLCDPEGKTGLSDEEDQKPVRLPLKVPIELQPRNNQAWARVQSLAQNPRLRMMVELHRKVSSLIEFLKQKWALQEVRVRKSLDDHQLADVESQDSKEELYLFPPETSQLSSLPGVARVVHSKAHCTVHWQESGKYKQSSKDVHLLPPAQILGIQTGQGTARVQLKCPRGNADAKQGNKVEVPSNAMPEKTPNVENGSMENVSSEGVSNGPKTPDEAPPETMDTSAGGEISSVPPPDVEELSLNDPLPRYLKSCQDLIVPEAIQTADNVSACPPASPESNSKPPGDVESPSREKVETQAPTPHQDDCTTQTSGLDTQVKEQSGSSKAPKDNSNQLTEQLRQEGWNQQTSENLTLAEVYLMLGKPGKVQLEYEWMDSNRSDDSDSPLHYKQRLLSCLLRLIATEVNPKTPSSAPDKTSIATSPLKLPGQDQTLTPPGKIITLVSRNPDCLRTQPAHLQSTFSPTSSTSGFRNLSRPLLFGGPMGSVTTSSDGAVFAVPTMLPPNSRHAKISSPSKESEVAGRQHLDALSSDFFLPKPKKPRSRHLRKPLVVQRTLLPRPSSSSLPHVCSFSILSNSSVAGRGSFRPIHSTLSKGVSQPIVPKGMIAPATNSLASAIDLAAKSAGIIPGSSLPVMETDGLVGIGPLPADSFTGTVPEPTMETTSGDPLPAVTVCPEVPFISLSTPSVQEADQQFQPSTMLSMPPLSENALQNGPPEPTGCTPSTSSTCFSPPNVSALLDISLPGPPDDVLSQGEPATHISDSIIEIAISSGQYAKLNENSKSLPSPSTSPHQSWIASPSHDPQWYPNDSSDSSLSSLLSSFISPEKNKKSAPAAAGNPSGTSLLGPSLLDGSSRDSFVSRSLSDVVEVVDSQLACLMNENSIDYISRFNDLAQELSATDTTRREPFFEAGASGNGQPIRDLS; from the exons ATGGTGAAGAATAAGGAGCAGGTGCGGCACTTCTACTACAGAACATGGCACAAGATCTCCAAGTACATTGATTTTAATAATG TATTTTCTTGTGGTCTTAAGAAGTCCTCGCAGGAGCTTTATGGCCTCATCTGCTATGGAGAACTGCGGAAGAAGATTGGGGGCT GTATGGATGATAAGAATGCGGCCAAGCTGAATGAGCTGATCCAGTTAGG GGCGACGACGGTGCGTTACAAAGGCCGGAACCTGCGGATTAAGGCTCCGATGTGCAGAGCACTGAAGAAACTCTGTGACCCGGAAGGAAAGACGG GTCTGAGCGATGAGGAGGATCAGAAACCGGTGAGACTGCCTCTAAAAGTACCCATAGAACTTCAGCCCCGAAACAACCAGGCCTGGGCCCGTGTGCAAAGCCTGGCGCAGAATCCACGCCTCAG gatgatgGTGGAGTTGCACAGAAAGGTCTCCAGTCTTATTGAATTTCTCAAGCAGAAATGGGCTTTGCAGGAAGTTCGCGTT AGGAAAAGCCTGGATGATCATCAGTTAGCAGATGTGGAGTCTCAGGACTCCAAGGAAGAACTTTATCTTTTCCCACCGGAAACCTCCCAGTTGTCTTCTTTACCAGGAGTGGCAAGGGTCGTCCATTCCAAAGCCCATTGTACCGTCCACTGGCAGGAGTCTGGCAAATACAAACAGAGCTCTAAGGATGTTCACTTGCTGCCCCCTGCTCAGATTCTCGGCATCCAAACTGGGCAAGGCACGGCTCGGGTACAGCTTAAGTGCCCACGAGGTAATGCAGATGCTAAACAAGGAAACAAAGTAGAGGTGCCCAGTAACGCCATGCCAGAGAAAACCCCGAACGTTGAGAATGGTTCGATGGAGAATGTATCTTCTGAAGGGGTGTCAAATGGGCCAAAGACTCCTGATGAAGCCCCTCCAGAGACTATGGATACCTCTGCAGGTGGGGAGATATCTAGCGTTCCGCCTCCAGATGTGGAGGAACTCTCATTAAATGACCCCTTGCCCCGTTATTTAAAGTCCTGCCAAGATCTTATTGTTCCGGAAGCGATTCAGACAGCTGATAACGTTTCTGCCTGTCCTCCAGCATCTCCAGAGTCAAACTCCAAACCTCCCGGAGACGTAGAGTCTCCAAGCCGAGAGAAGGTAGAAACACAGGCTCCAACCCCCCACCAGGATGATTGCACTACACAAACTTCAGGACTGGACACTCAGGTGAAGGAGCAGAGTGGTTCCTCCAAAGCTCCCAAGGACAACTCTAATCAGCTCACTGAGCAGCTCCGTCAGGAGGGCTGGAATCAGCAGACATCCGAAAATCTGACACTAGCCGAGGTCTACCTCATGTTGGGCAAACCAGGCAAGGTACAGTTGGAGTATGAGTGGATGGATTCCAACAGATCGGATGACTCTGACTCCCCTTTACATTACAAACAGAGGCTCCTGAGCTGCCTTCTACGGCTCATAGCGACAGAGGTGAACCCCAAAACT ccgTCATCGGCTCCGGACAAGACCTCCATTGCTACATCCCCCTTAAAGCTGCCAGGCCAGGACCAGACCCTCACCCCACCTGGTAAAATCATCACCCTGGTCTCCCGCAACCCAGACTGCCTGAGGACGCAGCCAGCCCACCTCCAGTCCACCTTCTCTCCCACTTCTAGTACCTCAG GTTTCAGGAATCTCTCCCGTCCGCTTCTGTTCGGTGGTCCTATGGGGTCTGTGACGACCAGCAGCGATGGAGCAGTGTTTGCAGTTCCCACCATGCTTCCGCCCAACAGCCGCCATGCCAAGATTTCCTCGCCAAGCAAGGAGTCTGAAGTAGCGGGTCGCCAGCACTTGGATGCACTTAGT TCTGACTTTTTCTTACCGAAGCCTAAGAAGCCGAGAAGTCGACACCTGCGGAAACCTTTAGTCGTCCAG AGGACGCTTCTTCCTCGACCGTCCAGCAGTTCTTTACCACATGTCTGCTCCTTCTCCATCCTCTCCAACTCTTCAGTAGCAG GGCGAGGCTCCTTCAGACCCATCCACTCCACCCTCAGTAAAGGTGTGTCTCAGCCCATTGTTCCAAAAGGAATGATCGCTCCAGCCACCAATTCTTTAGCAA GTGCCATTGACTTGGCTGCTAAGAGTGCAGGGATTATCCCAGGATCTTCTTTGCCAGTTATGGAAACGGATGGCTTGGTGGGAATTGGTCCCCTTCCAGCGGATAGTTTCACTGGCACTGTACCAGAGCCTACGATGGAGACAACCAGTGGTGATCCCTTACCAGCCGTGACTGTATGTCCTGAG GTTCCTTTCATCTCCCTGTCAACCCCCTCAGTGCAAGAAGCAGACCAGCAATTCCAG CCATCAACCATGTTGTCCATGCCTCCTCTTTCTGAGAATGCTCTTCAGAACGGTCCCCCGGAGCCAACCGGCTGCACCCCTAGCACTTCAAGCACTTGCTTCTCTCCCCCAAATGTCTCTGCTCTTCTGGACATATCCCTGCCTGGTCCTCCTGATGATGTTCTGTCACAAGGGGAGCCAGCGACGCACATCAGTGACTCGATCATCGAGATCGCCATAAGCTCTGGGCAGTATG CCAAACTCAATGAAAACTCTAAGAGTCTTCCCTCGCCCTCCACGAGTCCTCATCAGAGTTGGATTGCATCTCCTAGCCATGACCCTCAGTGGTATCCCAACGACTCCTCCGACTCCTCACTCAGTAGCTTACTCT CGAGCTTTATCTCTCCGGAGAAGAATAAGAAGAGCGCCCCAGCAGCTGCAGGGAACCCCAGCGGCACATCTCTACTTGGCCCCAGCTTGCTGGATGGGAGCTCTAGAGATTCATTTGTATCTCGTTCTTTGTCGGATGTTGTTGAG GTGGTTGACTCCCAGCTGGCGTGTCTGATGAATGAGAACAGCATAGATTACATATCTCGCTTCAATGACTTGGCCCAAGAGCTTTCTGCCACTGACACCACCAGACGGGAACCTTTCTTTGAAGCTGGAGCCTCTGGGAATGGGCAGCCCATACGTGACCTGTCTTAA
- the CRAMP1 gene encoding protein cramped-like isoform X2, producing MSDPGPTEPPTVPEPGMTVKLKSGEERKPTKRAPETEEEQEEEEAAAAAVAAGEAEEKTKADSDLLLSETPNKDAPESAAPGQPSKVQQDQHHFLRSSVRPHSKRQRKDSGSNGRAPSAKSKALDSATPSSPSCSTGLAPSTTKASGRNVAPSAAEKDEGSKKKVRRQWESWSTEDKNTFFEALYEVSAGRDFEAIQNNFALKYKKKAKPASMVKNKEQVRHFYYRTWHKISKYIDFNNVFSCGLKKSSQELYGLICYGELRKKIGGCMDDKNAAKLNELIQLGATTVRYKGRNLRIKAPMCRALKKLCDPEGKTGLSDEEDQKPVRLPLKVPIELQPRNNQAWARVQSLAQNPRLRMMVELHRKVSSLIEFLKQKWALQEVRVRKSLDDHQLADVESQDSKEELYLFPPETSQLSSLPGVARVVHSKAHCTVHWQESGKYKQSSKDVHLLPPAQILGIQTGQGTARVQLKCPRGNADAKQGNKVEVPSNAMPEKTPNVENGSMENVSSEGVSNGPKTPDEAPPETMDTSAGGEISSVPPPDVEELSLNDPLPRYLKSCQDLIVPEAIQTADNVSACPPASPESNSKPPGDVESPSREKVETQAPTPHQDDCTTQTSGLDTQVKEQSGSSKAPKDNSNQLTEQLRQEGWNQQTSENLTLAEVYLMLGKPGKVQLEYEWMDSNRSDDSDSPLHYKQRLLSCLLRLIATEVNPKTPSSAPDKTSIATSPLKLPGQDQTLTPPGKIITLVSRNPDCLRTQPAHLQSTFSPTSSTSGFRNLSRPLLFGGPMGSVTTSSDGAVFAVPTMLPPNSRHAKISSPSKESEVAGRQHLDALSSDFFLPKPKKPRSRHLRKPLVVQRTLLPRPSSSSLPHVCSFSILSNSSVAGRGSFRPIHSTLSKGVSQPIVPKGMIAPATNSLASAIDLAAKSAGIIPGSSLPVMETDGLVGIGPLPADSFTGTVPEPTMETTSGDPLPAVTVCPEVPFISLSTPSVQEADQQFQPSTMLSMPPLSENALQNGPPEPTGCTPSTSSTCFSPPNVSALLDISLPGPPDDVLSQGEPATHISDSIIEIAISSGQYAKLNENSKSLPSPSTSPHQSWIASPSHDPQWYPNDSSDSSLSSLLSSFISPEKNKKSAPAAAGNPSGTSLLGPSLLDGSSRDSFVSRSLSDVVEVVDSQLACLMNENSIDYISRFNDLAQELSATDTTRREPFFEAGASGNGQPIRDLS from the exons ATGAGCGACCCCGGCCCGACCGAGCCTCCGACCGTCCCGGAGCCAGG gaTGACGGTGAAGTTGAAGAGCGGAGAGGAAAGGAAGCCGACCAAACGGGCGCCGGAGActgaagaggagcaggaggaggaagaagccgCCGCGGCAGCTGTGGCGGCAGGAGAGGCGGAAGAGAAGACCAAGGCAGACAGTGATCTGCTGCTCTCGGAGACCCCCAATAAGGACGCTCCGGAGTCCGCCGCCCCCGGACAGCCTTCCAAAGTCCAACAGGATCAGCACCATTTCCTGAGGTCCAGCGTCCGACCGCACAGCAAGAGGCAGAGGAAGGATTCGGGCAGCAATGGACGGGCCCCCAGCGCCAAGAGCAAAG CACTGGACAGTGCCACCCCATCCTCACCAAGCTGCTCCACCGGATTGGCCCCCAGCACCACTAAAGCATCCGGCCGTAACGTCGCCCCATCTGCTGCCGAGAAGGATGAGGGCAGCAAGAAGAAGGTGCGGCGGCAGTGGGAGTCGTGGAGCACCGAGGACAAGAACACCTTCTTCGAGGCTCTCTATGAGGTGAGTGCAGGCCGA GACTTTGAAGCCATTCAAAACAACTTTGCCCTCAAGTACAAGAAGAAAGCCAAGCCGGCCAGCATGGTGAAGAATAAGGAGCAGGTGCGGCACTTCTACTACAGAACATGGCACAAGATCTCCAAGTACATTGATTTTAATAATG TATTTTCTTGTGGTCTTAAGAAGTCCTCGCAGGAGCTTTATGGCCTCATCTGCTATGGAGAACTGCGGAAGAAGATTGGGGGCT GTATGGATGATAAGAATGCGGCCAAGCTGAATGAGCTGATCCAGTTAGG GGCGACGACGGTGCGTTACAAAGGCCGGAACCTGCGGATTAAGGCTCCGATGTGCAGAGCACTGAAGAAACTCTGTGACCCGGAAGGAAAGACGG GTCTGAGCGATGAGGAGGATCAGAAACCGGTGAGACTGCCTCTAAAAGTACCCATAGAACTTCAGCCCCGAAACAACCAGGCCTGGGCCCGTGTGCAAAGCCTGGCGCAGAATCCACGCCTCAG gatgatgGTGGAGTTGCACAGAAAGGTCTCCAGTCTTATTGAATTTCTCAAGCAGAAATGGGCTTTGCAGGAAGTTCGCGTT AGGAAAAGCCTGGATGATCATCAGTTAGCAGATGTGGAGTCTCAGGACTCCAAGGAAGAACTTTATCTTTTCCCACCGGAAACCTCCCAGTTGTCTTCTTTACCAGGAGTGGCAAGGGTCGTCCATTCCAAAGCCCATTGTACCGTCCACTGGCAGGAGTCTGGCAAATACAAACAGAGCTCTAAGGATGTTCACTTGCTGCCCCCTGCTCAGATTCTCGGCATCCAAACTGGGCAAGGCACGGCTCGGGTACAGCTTAAGTGCCCACGAGGTAATGCAGATGCTAAACAAGGAAACAAAGTAGAGGTGCCCAGTAACGCCATGCCAGAGAAAACCCCGAACGTTGAGAATGGTTCGATGGAGAATGTATCTTCTGAAGGGGTGTCAAATGGGCCAAAGACTCCTGATGAAGCCCCTCCAGAGACTATGGATACCTCTGCAGGTGGGGAGATATCTAGCGTTCCGCCTCCAGATGTGGAGGAACTCTCATTAAATGACCCCTTGCCCCGTTATTTAAAGTCCTGCCAAGATCTTATTGTTCCGGAAGCGATTCAGACAGCTGATAACGTTTCTGCCTGTCCTCCAGCATCTCCAGAGTCAAACTCCAAACCTCCCGGAGACGTAGAGTCTCCAAGCCGAGAGAAGGTAGAAACACAGGCTCCAACCCCCCACCAGGATGATTGCACTACACAAACTTCAGGACTGGACACTCAGGTGAAGGAGCAGAGTGGTTCCTCCAAAGCTCCCAAGGACAACTCTAATCAGCTCACTGAGCAGCTCCGTCAGGAGGGCTGGAATCAGCAGACATCCGAAAATCTGACACTAGCCGAGGTCTACCTCATGTTGGGCAAACCAGGCAAGGTACAGTTGGAGTATGAGTGGATGGATTCCAACAGATCGGATGACTCTGACTCCCCTTTACATTACAAACAGAGGCTCCTGAGCTGCCTTCTACGGCTCATAGCGACAGAGGTGAACCCCAAAACT ccgTCATCGGCTCCGGACAAGACCTCCATTGCTACATCCCCCTTAAAGCTGCCAGGCCAGGACCAGACCCTCACCCCACCTGGTAAAATCATCACCCTGGTCTCCCGCAACCCAGACTGCCTGAGGACGCAGCCAGCCCACCTCCAGTCCACCTTCTCTCCCACTTCTAGTACCTCAG GTTTCAGGAATCTCTCCCGTCCGCTTCTGTTCGGTGGTCCTATGGGGTCTGTGACGACCAGCAGCGATGGAGCAGTGTTTGCAGTTCCCACCATGCTTCCGCCCAACAGCCGCCATGCCAAGATTTCCTCGCCAAGCAAGGAGTCTGAAGTAGCGGGTCGCCAGCACTTGGATGCACTTAGT TCTGACTTTTTCTTACCGAAGCCTAAGAAGCCGAGAAGTCGACACCTGCGGAAACCTTTAGTCGTCCAG AGGACGCTTCTTCCTCGACCGTCCAGCAGTTCTTTACCACATGTCTGCTCCTTCTCCATCCTCTCCAACTCTTCAGTAGCAG GGCGAGGCTCCTTCAGACCCATCCACTCCACCCTCAGTAAAGGTGTGTCTCAGCCCATTGTTCCAAAAGGAATGATCGCTCCAGCCACCAATTCTTTAGCAA GTGCCATTGACTTGGCTGCTAAGAGTGCAGGGATTATCCCAGGATCTTCTTTGCCAGTTATGGAAACGGATGGCTTGGTGGGAATTGGTCCCCTTCCAGCGGATAGTTTCACTGGCACTGTACCAGAGCCTACGATGGAGACAACCAGTGGTGATCCCTTACCAGCCGTGACTGTATGTCCTGAG GTTCCTTTCATCTCCCTGTCAACCCCCTCAGTGCAAGAAGCAGACCAGCAATTCCAG CCATCAACCATGTTGTCCATGCCTCCTCTTTCTGAGAATGCTCTTCAGAACGGTCCCCCGGAGCCAACCGGCTGCACCCCTAGCACTTCAAGCACTTGCTTCTCTCCCCCAAATGTCTCTGCTCTTCTGGACATATCCCTGCCTGGTCCTCCTGATGATGTTCTGTCACAAGGGGAGCCAGCGACGCACATCAGTGACTCGATCATCGAGATCGCCATAAGCTCTGGGCAGTATG CCAAACTCAATGAAAACTCTAAGAGTCTTCCCTCGCCCTCCACGAGTCCTCATCAGAGTTGGATTGCATCTCCTAGCCATGACCCTCAGTGGTATCCCAACGACTCCTCCGACTCCTCACTCAGTAGCTTACTCT CGAGCTTTATCTCTCCGGAGAAGAATAAGAAGAGCGCCCCAGCAGCTGCAGGGAACCCCAGCGGCACATCTCTACTTGGCCCCAGCTTGCTGGATGGGAGCTCTAGAGATTCATTTGTATCTCGTTCTTTGTCGGATGTTGTTGAG GTGGTTGACTCCCAGCTGGCGTGTCTGATGAATGAGAACAGCATAGATTACATATCTCGCTTCAATGACTTGGCCCAAGAGCTTTCTGCCACTGACACCACCAGACGGGAACCTTTCTTTGAAGCTGGAGCCTCTGGGAATGGGCAGCCCATACGTGACCTGTCTTAA